A genomic segment from Mus caroli chromosome 17, CAROLI_EIJ_v1.1, whole genome shotgun sequence encodes:
- the LOC110312209 gene encoding vomeronasal type-1 receptor 4-like: MENSDIVISVIFLSQTVVGILGNSFLVYHYLMLYYMGCRLKFTDWILQHLIVANFLTLLCKGIPHTVSAFGLKNFLDDIGCKLIFYLHRIGRGVSISSTCFLSVFQAITLSPSASRWTQLKAKSPSYIASCVYMSWALSFLVNIAFPMYMRARQNNRNITRLRVYDICSTVHHDEVCDIISAVLLSIPDVVFMVLMLWSSGYMVCILYRHKQRMKHIHRSTFSFRSSAEFRATKSILLLVSTFVFFYTISCLFQINMALFHNPTSLWVNMASVVTACFPTVSPFLVISS, translated from the coding sequence ATGGAAAACAGTGACATTGTAATAAGTGTGATCTTCTTATCACAGACTGTAGTTGGGATCCTGGGCAACTCCTTCTTAGTCTACCATTATCTGATGCTTTACTACATGGGGTGCAGACTAAAGTTCACAGACTGGATTCTGCAGCACTTGATTGTAGCCAACTTCTTAACTCTACTGTGTAAAGGAATTCCCCATACTGTGTCTGCCTTTGGGTTGAAAAACTTCCTCGATGACATTGGTTGCAAACTGATCTTCTATCTTCACAGAATAGGGAGGGGTGTTTCCATTAGCAGCACCTGCTTTCTGAGTGTCTTCCAGGCCATCACCCTCAGTCCAAGTGCTTCCAGGTGGACACAGCTTAAAGCCAAGTCTCCCAGTTACATTGCTTCTTGTGTGTACATGAGCTGGGCCCTGTCATTCTTAGTAAATATAGCTTTTCCCATGTACATGAGAGCAAGACAAAACAATAGGAACATTACACGCCTAAGGGTGTACGATATCTGTTCTACTGTTCATCATGACGAGGTCTGTGACATTATCAGTGCAGTATTACTCTCTATTCCTGATGTGGTGTTCATGGTGCTGATGCTTTGGTCCAGTGGCTACATGGTTTGTATTCTTTACAGACATAAGCAGAGGATGAAGCATATTCATAGGAGTACCTTTTCATTCAGGTCCTCTGCTGAGTTCAGAGCCACAAAGAGCATTCTGCTCTTGGTGAGCACCTTTGTCTTTTTTTACACAATTTCTTGCCTCTTCCAAATTAATATGGCTCTTTTCCATAACCCAACCTCATTATGGGTGAACATGGCTTCAGTAGTTACTGCATGTTTCCCAACTGTGAGTCCCTTTCTGGTGATCTCCAGTTAA